The proteins below come from a single Danio aesculapii chromosome 23, fDanAes4.1, whole genome shotgun sequence genomic window:
- the kcna10a gene encoding potassium voltage-gated channel subfamily A member 10 — protein sequence MTVQAGRIEVALVDFETMEGTDIGVDNFNDPDYPNEMTTLTVEMPDFGPSTTYCNSAKVSPFKSPQNLNIPRSPVLPSHTKGGRASCASLISNWKLLVNSEGTQSETIFSRLTKDCYEDLFIDKRALDDGDQKVIINIAGLRFETRLRTLDQFPDTLLGDPMKRMGYFDPMRNEYFFDRNRPSFDGILYYYQSGGKIRRPANVPLDVFADEIIFYELGQEAMDQFREEEGFIKDVEIPLPSNEFHRQFWLLFEYPESSNAARGVALVSIFVIVISIIIFCMETLPEFREDLEIFPTAGLSFNETHRSGSPLPSSTPKTISSTFSDPFFIIETACIIWFFFELSVRFLVCPSKREFFNNIMNMIDIVSIVPYFVTLITEVVTTTNKSNTGQNMSLAILRIIRLVRVFRIFKLSRHSKGLQILGQTLKASMRELGLLIFFLFIGVILFSSAIYFAEVDDPNTQFVSIPDGFWWAVVTMTTVGYGDMCPITLGGKIVGTLCAIAGVLTIALPVPVIVSNFNYFYHRETEQEEKQPVAESTEKALKSGNNTKHGSNSSLNKVNGNWQTEKRC from the coding sequence ATGACGGTCCAGGCTGGACGGATAGAGGTGGCACTAGTTGACTTTGAGACTATGGAGGGCACAGACATTGGTGTGGACAACTTCAATGACCCAGACTATCCCAATGAAATGACAACTTTAACAGTAGAAATGCCAGATTTTGGGCCTAGCACCACATACTGCAACTCTGCAAAGGTGTCACCATTTAAGTCACCACAAAATTTGAATATACCACGATCACCTGTCCTCCCCTCTCACACAAAGGGAGGACGTGCCAGCTGTGCGAGTCTTATTTCCAACTGGAAGTTACTTGTGAACAGTGAAGGAACCCAAAGTGAGACGATCTTCAGTAGACTGACCAAAGATTGCTACGAGGACTTGTTTATTGACAAGCGAGCTCTTGATGATGGTGATCAGAAGGTCATCATTAACATTGCTGGTCTTCGCTTTGAAACCCGGCTGAGGACCCTTGACCAGTTCCCGGACACTCTCCTGGGTGACCCTATGAAAAGAATGGGCTATTTTGACCCAATGAGAAATGAGTACTTCTTTGACCGCAATCGCCCAAGCTTCGATGGGATCCTTTACTACTATCAATCTGGGGGGAAGATCCGAAGGCCTGCAAATGTACCTTTGGATGTTTTTGCAGATGAGATCATCTTCTATGAGTTGGGACAAGAAGCAATGGACCAGTTTCGAGAAGAAGAAGGCTTTATCAAAGATGTAGAGATCCCATTGCCGTCCAATGAGTTCCACAGGCAGTTCTGGCTGCTATTCGAATATCCTGAGAGCTCAAACGCAGCCCGAGGAGTTGCTCTTGTTTCCATCTTCGTCATCGTCATCTCCATCATCATCTTCTGCATGGAGACACTCCCAGAATTTCGAGAAGACCTGGAGATTTTTCCAACTGCAGGTTTGTCCTTCAACGAGACTCATCGCTCTGGATCTCCTCTCCCAAGCTCCACTCCCAAAACCATCAGCAGCACCTTCTCCGACCCCTTCTTTATCATTGAGACGGCCTGCATCATCTGGTTCTTCTTTGAGCTCTCAGTGCGTTTCCTGGTTTGCCCCAGCAAGCGGGAGTTTTTCAACAACATCATGAACATGATTGACATTGTCTCCATCGTTCCCTATTTCGTCACTTTAATAACTGAGGTTGTGACCACCACCAACAAGTCCAACACGGGGCAGAACATGTCCCTGGCCATCCTGCGAATCATCAGGCTGGTGCGAGTCTTTAGGATCTTTAAGCTTTCCAGACACTCCAAAGGGCTGCAGATTCTCGGCCAGACACTCAAGGCCAGCATGAGGGAACTGGGGCTACTCATCTTCTTTCTCTTCATTGGTGTCATTCTCTTCTCCAGCGCCATCTATTTCGCAGAGGTGGACGATCCCAACACCCAGTTTGTCAGTATTCCTGATGGATTCTGGTGGGCTGTAGTGACCATGACCACTGTGGGTTATGGGGACATGTGTCCCATTACATTAGGTGGTAAGATCGTGGGCACTCTTTGTGCCATTGCAGGTGTTTTGACCATTGCCCTGCCAGTGCCTGTTATAGTCTCCAATTTTAACTATTTTTACCATAGAGAGACGGAGCAGGAGGAAAAGCAACCCGTAGCTGAGTCAACTGAAAAGGCTTTAAAGTCAGGGAACAATACAAAACATGGCAGTAATTCCTCTCTGAACAAGGTAAACGGGAACTGGCAGACTGAAAAAAGGTGTTAA